One window of Gemmatimonadaceae bacterium genomic DNA carries:
- a CDS encoding BMP family protein encodes MTIIAITLGACSGHDAATARKPKATFKVALLTPGPISDKSWNAGAYAGLMAIRDSLGAEVSHIQTRTPAEFDENFRQYGAKGFNLVFGHGFEFQDAALRVAPNFPNTVYVTTSGTSVAKNVAGAEFGFEEASYLAGMIAGHVTKSNILGVIGGTELPPVAKSFAAFGQGARSVNPKVRIVVSYIGNWDDVSAGKEQAIAQISRGVDVIFQNADAAGLGIFQAVKEAKGVYIIGSNSNQNDITPQQTLGSVVIDLPHAFLLIAREVKKANFTGHVFSLGIHDDVVNFVLNSRIANTIPADVLAAVDSAERQMIIGSFRTRPLPDSLRGATSQ; translated from the coding sequence GTGACGATTATCGCAATCACGTTGGGGGCCTGTTCGGGGCACGACGCAGCCACAGCCAGGAAGCCGAAGGCCACATTCAAAGTAGCTCTTCTCACGCCCGGTCCAATCTCAGACAAGTCCTGGAATGCAGGCGCCTACGCCGGGCTCATGGCAATCCGAGACAGTCTCGGCGCCGAGGTCAGTCACATTCAGACCAGAACGCCAGCTGAATTCGATGAGAACTTCCGCCAGTATGGAGCAAAAGGATTCAACCTCGTATTCGGTCATGGGTTTGAGTTTCAGGACGCTGCCTTACGGGTTGCGCCAAACTTTCCAAATACGGTCTACGTCACGACTTCCGGGACAAGTGTAGCCAAGAACGTCGCAGGAGCCGAGTTCGGGTTCGAGGAGGCTTCATACCTCGCCGGGATGATTGCAGGACACGTAACAAAATCGAACATCCTCGGCGTAATCGGAGGAACCGAGCTCCCGCCGGTCGCAAAGAGCTTCGCAGCTTTCGGGCAAGGAGCAAGATCCGTAAATCCAAAAGTCAGAATCGTAGTTTCGTATATCGGAAATTGGGACGACGTCAGTGCAGGAAAAGAGCAGGCAATTGCACAGATATCGCGCGGAGTGGACGTGATCTTCCAAAACGCCGACGCTGCTGGTCTTGGAATATTTCAAGCGGTAAAGGAAGCAAAAGGCGTTTACATCATTGGCTCAAACTCGAACCAGAACGACATCACTCCACAGCAGACCCTTGGCAGTGTAGTCATAGATCTCCCGCACGCATTCCTGCTGATCGCAAGAGAAGTAAAGAAGGCCAATTTCACCGGGCATGTATTCTCCCTCGGCATTCATGATGATGTCGTGAACTTCGTTCTCAATTCGCGTATCGCAAACACGATACCGGCGGATGTGCTCGCAGCAGTTGATTCCGCGGAGAGGCAAATGATCATCGGATCCTTTCGCACCAGGCCGCTTCCCGATTCGCTCCGGGGGGCTACAAGCCAGTGA